Proteins from one Capricornis sumatraensis isolate serow.1 chromosome 2, serow.2, whole genome shotgun sequence genomic window:
- the KCNJ13 gene encoding inward rectifier potassium channel 13 isoform X1 → MDGSHCKVIAPLLTQRHRRMVTKDGHSTLQMDGAHTGLAYLRDAWGTLMDMRWRWMMLVFSASFVIHWLVFAVLWYVLAEMNGDLGLDHDAPPENHTICVKYITSFTAAFSFSLETQLTIGYGTMFPSGDCPSAIALLAIQMLLGLMLEAFITGAFVAKIARPKNRAFSIRFTDLAVVAHIDGKPNLIFQVANTRPSPLTNVRVSAVLYQEQENGKLYQTSVDFHLDGISSEECPFFIFPLTYYHSIIPSSPLAALLQHENPPHFELVVFLSAMQEGTGETCQRRTSYLPSEIMLHHCFASLLARGSKGEYQIKMENFDKTIPEFQTPLVSKSPNRTDLDIHINGQSIDNFQISETGLIE, encoded by the exons ATGGATGGCAGTCACTGCAAAGTTATTGCTCCTCTCCTGACTCAGAGACACCGGAGGATGGTCACCAAGGATGGTCACAGCACGCTTCAAATGGATGGCGCCCACACAGGCCTTGCCTATCTTCGAGACGCCTGGGGAACCCTAATGGACATGCGCTGGCGCTGGATGATGCTGGTCTTCTCCGCCTCTTTTGTCATCCACTGGCTTGTCTTTGCAGTGCTCTGGTATGTTCTCGCTGAGATGAACGGTGACCTGGGACTAGATCATGACGCCCCACCTGAAAACCACACTATCTGCGTCAAGTACATCACCAGTTTCACAGCGGCATTCTCTTTCTCCCTGGAGACACAGCTCACAATTGGTTACGGCACCATGTTCCCCAGTGGTGACTGTCCAAGTGCAATCGCCCTCCTTGCCATACAAATGCTCCTAGGCCTCATGCTAGAGGCTTTTATCACAG GTGCCTTTGTGGCGAAGATTGCCCGGCCTAAAAATCGTGCTTTCTCAATTCGCTTTactgacttagcagtagtagctcACATAGATGGCAAACCTAATCTCATTTTCCAAGTGGCCAACACTCGACCTAGCCCTCTAACCAATGTTCGGGTCTCAGCTGTACTCTATCAGGAACAAGAAAACGGCAAACTCTACCAGACCAGCGTGGACTTTCACCTTGATGGCATCAGTTCTGAGGAGTGTCCATTCTTTATCTTTCCACTCACCTACTACCACTCTATTATACCATCAAGTCCTCTGGCTGCTCTGCTCCAGCATGAAAATCCTCCCCACTTTGAATTAGTTGTATTCCTTTCAGCAATGCAGGAAGGTACTGGAGAAACGTGTCAGAGGAGGACATCCTACCTGCCCTCCGAGATCATGTTACATCACTGTTTTGCATCTCTGTTGGCCCGAGGCTCCAAAGGTGAGTATCAAATCAAGATGGAGAATTTTGACAAGACTATTCCTGAATTTCAAACTCCTCTGGTCTCCAAGAGCCCAAACAGGACTGACCTGGATATCCACATCAACGGACAAAGCATTGACAATTTTCAGATCTCTGAAACAGGACTGATAGAGTAA
- the KCNJ13 gene encoding inward rectifier potassium channel 13 isoform X2, with amino-acid sequence MDGSHCKVIAPLLTQRHRRMVTKDGHSTLQMDGAHTGLAYLRDAWGTLMDMRWRWMMLVFSASFVIHWLVFAVLWCLCGEDCPA; translated from the exons ATGGATGGCAGTCACTGCAAAGTTATTGCTCCTCTCCTGACTCAGAGACACCGGAGGATGGTCACCAAGGATGGTCACAGCACGCTTCAAATGGATGGCGCCCACACAGGCCTTGCCTATCTTCGAGACGCCTGGGGAACCCTAATGGACATGCGCTGGCGCTGGATGATGCTGGTCTTCTCCGCCTCTTTTGTCATCCACTGGCTTGTCTTTGCAGTGCTCTG GTGCCTTTGTGGCGAAGATTGCCCGGCCTAA